A part of Aegilops tauschii subsp. strangulata cultivar AL8/78 chromosome 2, Aet v6.0, whole genome shotgun sequence genomic DNA contains:
- the LOC109766186 gene encoding glutaredoxin-C9, giving the protein MLRMQQQVEGVVGGGIMAEAEEAAVYERVARMASGNAVVVFSASGCCMCHVVKRLLLGLGVGPTVYELDQMGGAGREIQAALAQLLPPGPGAGHHQQPPVPVVFVGGRLLGGVEKVMACHINGTLVPLLKDAGALWL; this is encoded by the coding sequence ATGTTGAGGATGCAGCAGCAGGTGGAGGGCGTGGTGGGCGGCGGCATCAtggcggaggcggaggaggcggcggtgtACGAGCGGGTGGCTCGCATGGCCAGCGGCAACGCGGTGGTCGTCTTCAGCGCCAGCGGCTGCTGCATGTGCCACGTCGTCAAGCGCCTCCTGCTTGGCCTGGGGGTCGGCCCCACCGTCTACGAGTTGGACCAGATGGGCGGCGCCGGGCGAGAGATCCAGGCGGCGCTGGCGCAGCTGCTGCCCCCCGGACCCGGCGCCGGCCACCACCAGCAGCCGCCAGTGCCCGTGGTGTTCGTCGGCGGGAGGCTCCTGGGCGGCGTGGAGAAGGTGATGGCGTGCCACATCAACGGCACGCTCGTCCCGCTCCTCAAGGACGCCGGCGCGCTCTGGCTCTGA